AAAGCGTCGGTTTTTTCTGGGTAGCTGCAACCAATCCCGCTGTTAGTATGCCAGATATTAAACGCACCAAAGCGGCGTTATTGAAATCTCGGTTTACGATCTGTCAGGATGCTTACTATCCCACAGAAATGGCCGATTATGCCCATGTGTTGCTACCGGCAGCCCAGTGGAGCGAGAAAACGGGCATCATGACGAATTCCGAACGCGTAGTCACCTATTGTCCTACTTTTCGAGAGCCCGTAGGAGAAGCCCGAGCTGATTGGGACATTTTTGCTGAAGTCGGACGTCGCTTAGGGTTTGAGCGGGAGTTTGCCTTTGCCAATTCTGCAGAGGTGTATACCGAGTTTGTGAAACTAACCCGCGATCGCATCTGCGATATGAGCGGCCTCAGCCATGATCTCCTGAAAAATGGCCCCATTCAATGGCCCTTTCCCGCCTGTGCTCTAGGCGATACCATCGATGCCACCGCAACCGGCAAACGACTCTATACCAATCATCGATTTCCCACAGAAGATGGCCGGGCCCGGTTCTCATCCTTTCATGCCAAAGGATTGGCTGAACCCCCCGACCCTGATTATCCTTTTGTACTAACGACGGGCCGCCTCTACGGTCATTGGCATACCCAAAGCCGCACGGGACGGATTGAGAAGGTGGCCGGGATGTATCCCAATCCCTTCGTTGAGATCCATCCTCGGGATGCCGCCCGTATTGGCATTCAGGAGGGGGAAGTATTGGAAGTGCGATCGCGTCGTGGCTTTGCTCGCGTTCCCACCAAAATTACCAAAGCCATTGCCCCTGGCACCGTCTTCATTCCCATGCATTGGGGAGCTTTATGGGCCAAACATGCTGAGGTGAATGCCTTAACCCATCCTGAAGCCTGTCCCATCTCTCTAGAACCAGAGCTGAAAGCCTGTGCCGTTCAGCTTATCCCCGCTAGCGCTTTACCTGCAGATTCTGAAGAAAATGCTGTGGAGCGACCTGCTGCATCCCTCGTCGCTCCTTCCCATTCTTAAAGCGATCTATAGCAATGGCCTGTATCTCGGCGACTAGAAGTCTGCCAGGAGAATTCCCTAAAATGACTGCCCTCAAAAAATCTTAGGGCAGTCATCTCAGCCCAGTCAGGCTTGGGGGAACCCAAAACTCCGATCAATTCAGACGGGTGATGCAACATCCTTCAGAGCTGCTTATCTATCTAGCCAGACAGACATGTGTTCTCGACGGAACTGATTGCTATGATCAGAACTACGGCTTGGCTTTTGGGAGGAAAATCTCGCAAAGTCAACCACTTACGGTTTGAACATTCAGCGTTGAAGGATATGGGTTGAGGATGAAGATTCAGGCAATTGATACAGTAGCTGCAGACTGGTCAGGCGATTATTTAGGCATTGGTTTTTTTGAAGATTCCACAACAATAGAGGCTTATTTAACTCAGCTAAACCAACCCCTCAGGGACGTCCTACAAGATCTAGTGAGTGAAACTGAATTTCAAGGCAAGGCTGGGGAACAGCCCTGGACCCGAATTGCAGGAAAAGGCTCTATCCGCAAAGTCATGCTCATTGGCCTTGGCTCCCAAGAAACGTTCACATTAGATAGTCTTCGCCAAGCCGCCGCCACCTTTGCCAAAGCAGCCCAAAAGCAAAAAGCGGCCTCTGCAGGCTTGCAGTTACCCCTTTGGAACGACGATGCTGCAGCCTCGACCCAAGCCACGGCAGAAGGCATTGAACTTGCGTTGCATCAAGATATTCGCTTTAAGTCTGATCCAGAAGCCCAAAAGTCTGGGGAATACCCTCACGACATCAACCTGTTAGGTTTGGCCAATCAAGCTGCCGCCATTGAGACAGCCCAGCAGATTTGTACAGGGGTCCTGCTGACCCGTGAACTCGTGGCAGCCCCAGCCAATGTCGTCACCCCCAGTGCTTTAGCAGAAACCGCAGCCCAAATCGCCGCCGACCACGGCCTGACCCTAGAGGTTTTAGAACGAGAAGAATGCGAAGCTCAGGGCATGGGAGCTTTTCTGGGTGTTTCTCTCGCTTCTGACTTGCCGCCCAAATTCATCCACCTGACCTACAAGCCCAGTGGCACCCCTCGCCGCAAGCTGGCAATTGTGGGTAAAGGCGTCACCTTTGACTCCGGCGGCCTCAATCTCAAGGTCGGGGGCAGCGGCATTGAAACTATGAAAATGGATATGGCGGGTTCTGGTGCTACTTTGGGAGCTGCCAAAGCGATTGGCCAACTAAAACCCGATGTTGAAGTTCATTTCATCGTCGCAGCTGCCGAAAACATGATTAGTGGTCATGCCCTCCGTCCCGGCGATATTTTGACGGCATCTAATGGCAAAACCATCGAGATCAACAATACAGATGCTGAAGGACGGCTCACCCTAGCCGATGCCTTGGTCTTTGCCGAAAAACAAGGCGTCGATGCCATCGTTGACTTGGCCACCTTGACCGGAGCCTGTATCGTCGCCTTAGGCCATGACATTGCCGGCATGTGGACCCCAGAAGACAGCTTGGCAGAAGAGCTGACCCAAGCATCTGACCAGGCAGGAGAGAAGTTTTGGCGAATGCCCCTAGAGGAAAAGTACTTTGAGGGACTAAAATCTCCCATCGCCGATATGAAAAACACGGGTCCTCGTCCTGGTGGCTCGATTACAGCCGCTTTATTCCTCAAACAATATATTGAGAAAACCCCTTGGGCGCACTTAGATGTGGCAGGCCCAGTCTGGACTGAGAAAGAAAATGGCTATCTCAATGTGGGTGCTACGGGTTTTGCCGTGCGAACCCTGGTCAATTGGGTAATGGGGTAATCAGTGGATTGTCCTATGGATTGATGCCTACTAAGGCAGCATCAATACCCGCCTGAAGCAGCATCCTGGACAGGTTTCATCAGCTGACGCATCCTAGATCTAAAATATCGACTGATGAGGGTTAGCGAATGCAACCTGTCCAGCGTAAAAATCACGATACAGCTTGTGCCTGTCAGGCGCCATAACGCCCTGTATAGAAGGAGTGTTGACATGAGATACATCCAACCATAGCCTAGATATTTCTCTGATAAAGACGGCCTGTAAAGGCTCTCAGCGCGCTCTGAATGATGAGCAAACTTTTCACAGCGTACAACTATGTAATGCTCTTAGCGTCTACCCATCTCTAACCTATTTTTTTATGAGTGATTCCATCCTTACCCCAGAACAGCTCCTTCACCAACTGAAATGGCGCTACGCCACCAAACAATTTGACCCAGCCCAACAAATACCCGCAGCCACTTGGGATGCCCTCGAGCAAAGTTTGGTCCTCACCCCTTCTTCATTTGGACTACAACCCTGGAAATTTTTTGTGGTCCACAACCCGCAAATCCGCCAGCAGCTAGTGGAATATTCTTTTGGCCAGACTCAAGTGGTTGATGCGTCCCACCTAGTTGTGCTCGCCATTAAAAAATCAGCCAATGCAGACGATGTGGATCGCTACATCCACAGAACAGCGGAAGTTCGCCAAGTTGAGGCGGAAACCTTAACAGGATTTGCCAACGTCATCAAAAACTTTTTAGCCAATCCCAATAACCCTGACTTCGATGCGGATAATTGGGCAACCCGGCAAGTCTATATTGCTTTAGGCCAATTAATGACCAGCGCCGCAGTACTGGGTATTGATACTTGCCCCATGGAAGGCATTATTCCTGCCAAATATGATGAAGCCCTAGGCCTTACTGAGACTGAATACCGCACAGTCCTAGCCTGTCCTGTGGGATATCGTCATGCCGAAGATAAATATGCCACTCTCCCTAAAGTCAGGTACAAGCAAGAAGAGATCGTGGTCCATATTTCTTAAGGCATAGCTTGTTTAGAGGCAAGATTTGATCTAGAGATCTCATCGTTCCAGTCTATTCAACCCGCAAATCTGTCTAGACTAAGATGA
The Acaryochloris marina S15 genome window above contains:
- a CDS encoding NAD(P)H-dependent oxidoreductase; the encoded protein is MSDSILTPEQLLHQLKWRYATKQFDPAQQIPAATWDALEQSLVLTPSSFGLQPWKFFVVHNPQIRQQLVEYSFGQTQVVDASHLVVLAIKKSANADDVDRYIHRTAEVRQVEAETLTGFANVIKNFLANPNNPDFDADNWATRQVYIALGQLMTSAAVLGIDTCPMEGIIPAKYDEALGLTETEYRTVLACPVGYRHAEDKYATLPKVRYKQEEIVVHIS
- a CDS encoding leucyl aminopeptidase, translated to MKIQAIDTVAADWSGDYLGIGFFEDSTTIEAYLTQLNQPLRDVLQDLVSETEFQGKAGEQPWTRIAGKGSIRKVMLIGLGSQETFTLDSLRQAAATFAKAAQKQKAASAGLQLPLWNDDAAASTQATAEGIELALHQDIRFKSDPEAQKSGEYPHDINLLGLANQAAAIETAQQICTGVLLTRELVAAPANVVTPSALAETAAQIAADHGLTLEVLEREECEAQGMGAFLGVSLASDLPPKFIHLTYKPSGTPRRKLAIVGKGVTFDSGGLNLKVGGSGIETMKMDMAGSGATLGAAKAIGQLKPDVEVHFIVAAAENMISGHALRPGDILTASNGKTIEINNTDAEGRLTLADALVFAEKQGVDAIVDLATLTGACIVALGHDIAGMWTPEDSLAEELTQASDQAGEKFWRMPLEEKYFEGLKSPIADMKNTGPRPGGSITAALFLKQYIEKTPWAHLDVAGPVWTEKENGYLNVGATGFAVRTLVNWVMG